A genomic segment from Neobacillus sp. YX16 encodes:
- the parC gene encoding DNA topoisomerase IV subunit A, translating into MSTNEKFRDLPLEDVIGDRFGRYSKYIIQERALPDARDGLKPVQRRILYAMHVEGNTQEKGFRKSAKTVGNVIGNYHPHGDSSVYEAMVRMSQDWKVRNVLIQMHGNNGSMDGDPPAAMRYTEARLSAIAAELLRDIEKQTVDFIPNFDDTSKEPTVLPAMFPNLLVNGSTGISAGYATDIPPHNLREVIDGVIMRMDHPDSTVDEIMTVIKGPDFPTGGIIQGIDGIKKAYETGKGKIIVRSKAEIEDVRGGKQQIVVTEIPFEVNKANLVKRIDEFRLDRKVEGISEVRDETDRTGLRIVIELKKDADANGVLNYLYKNSDLQVTYNFNMVAIAKKRPKLLGIREMLDAYIEHQKEVVVRRTKYELDKANERQHIVEGLMKALSILDEVIATIRASKDKRDAKDNLISKFAFTEAQAEAIVSLQLYRLTNTDITALQNEAEELANKIAEWTAILLSEKKLISVIKKELKDVQKRFADARRSKIEAEIEELKINLEVTVPSEDVIVTVTKEGYIKRTSQRSYAASNGQDLAMKDSDRLLAQLDVNTKDVVLLFTNKGNYLYCPVHELPDIRWKDIGQHVANIIPIERNEDIIHAITVKDFEIDAYLVFVTKNGMVKKTELKQYKAQRYSKPLVGVNLKDDDQVIDVHLTDGTKELFLISNFGYALWFHEEEISIVGVRAAGVKGINLKDGDVVVGGKVLSPDTKESIVITTQRGSVKRMKLKEFEKATRAKRGVIILRELKANPHRVVGFVVANDEDTVFLQTEKGHTETIVTSEIRFNDRYSNGSFVLDENDNGKVTTIWKVEGPTKANE; encoded by the coding sequence ATGAGCACAAATGAGAAATTCCGTGACTTACCTCTAGAGGATGTAATCGGCGACCGTTTTGGAAGATATAGTAAATACATCATTCAAGAACGGGCCTTACCGGATGCAAGGGATGGCTTAAAACCCGTACAACGAAGAATTCTGTATGCGATGCATGTCGAAGGTAATACACAAGAAAAGGGCTTCCGTAAATCAGCAAAAACAGTGGGTAATGTAATTGGTAACTATCACCCACACGGTGATTCATCTGTTTATGAGGCAATGGTGCGGATGAGCCAGGACTGGAAGGTTAGGAATGTCCTAATCCAGATGCATGGAAACAACGGAAGTATGGACGGAGATCCTCCAGCTGCGATGCGTTATACGGAGGCTCGTTTATCTGCCATTGCTGCAGAGTTGCTTCGTGATATTGAAAAGCAAACAGTCGATTTTATCCCTAACTTCGATGATACTTCAAAGGAACCTACCGTATTACCAGCAATGTTTCCAAATTTGTTGGTAAACGGTTCAACAGGGATATCGGCAGGGTACGCAACCGATATTCCACCACATAATCTCAGAGAAGTCATTGACGGCGTCATCATGCGAATGGACCATCCAGATTCAACCGTCGATGAAATAATGACTGTCATTAAAGGACCGGATTTTCCCACTGGCGGTATCATTCAAGGTATTGATGGTATTAAAAAGGCCTATGAAACTGGTAAAGGGAAAATCATTGTTCGCAGTAAAGCGGAAATTGAAGATGTACGCGGCGGCAAGCAGCAGATTGTCGTGACGGAGATTCCGTTTGAAGTCAATAAAGCAAATCTTGTTAAGAGAATCGATGAATTCCGTCTCGACCGAAAAGTCGAGGGAATATCAGAGGTTCGTGATGAAACAGACAGAACGGGTCTCCGAATTGTCATCGAATTAAAGAAAGATGCAGATGCAAATGGTGTCCTGAACTATCTATATAAAAATAGCGATTTGCAAGTCACATATAATTTTAATATGGTTGCTATTGCAAAAAAACGTCCAAAATTATTAGGAATACGTGAAATGCTGGACGCTTATATTGAGCACCAAAAAGAAGTTGTTGTTAGAAGAACAAAATATGAGCTAGACAAAGCAAATGAACGTCAACATATCGTTGAAGGATTAATGAAGGCCTTATCCATCCTTGACGAAGTGATAGCGACGATCCGCGCATCAAAAGATAAACGCGATGCAAAAGATAACTTGATTTCCAAATTCGCATTCACTGAGGCTCAGGCGGAAGCCATCGTTTCTTTACAGCTTTACCGTTTAACCAATACCGATATAACTGCCCTTCAAAATGAAGCTGAAGAGTTGGCTAATAAAATAGCAGAATGGACTGCCATTTTATTAAGTGAAAAAAAACTAATATCGGTTATAAAAAAAGAATTAAAAGACGTACAAAAGCGATTTGCTGATGCTCGTCGTTCTAAAATAGAAGCTGAGATAGAAGAATTGAAAATAAACCTTGAGGTTACTGTACCAAGCGAGGATGTCATCGTAACTGTTACAAAAGAGGGATATATAAAACGTACAAGCCAGCGTTCTTACGCTGCTTCAAATGGGCAAGACTTGGCGATGAAGGACTCTGACCGGTTATTAGCACAGCTAGATGTGAACACTAAAGATGTAGTCCTGTTGTTTACGAATAAAGGCAATTACTTATACTGTCCTGTCCATGAACTTCCAGATATCCGTTGGAAGGACATAGGACAGCATGTTGCCAATATCATCCCTATTGAACGTAACGAAGATATTATTCACGCTATTACGGTGAAAGATTTTGAGATTGATGCTTATCTCGTGTTTGTCACCAAAAATGGAATGGTCAAGAAAACTGAGCTTAAGCAATATAAGGCACAGCGATATTCGAAACCATTAGTGGGTGTTAATCTTAAGGATGATGATCAAGTCATTGATGTTCATCTAACCGATGGAACAAAAGAATTATTCTTAATATCTAATTTTGGTTATGCACTTTGGTTCCATGAAGAAGAAATTAGTATTGTCGGCGTACGTGCTGCCGGTGTAAAAGGTATCAATTTGAAGGATGGAGATGTTGTTGTCGGTGGGAAGGTACTTTCTCCCGACACGAAAGAATCCATTGTCATCACCACTCAACGTGGTTCTGTGAAGAGAATGAAACTGAAGGAATTTGAAAAAGCAACACGAGCTAAGCGTGGAGTTATTATTTTACGAGAGTTAAAAGCAAATCCTCATCGTGTGGTTGGTTTTGTCGTTGCAAATGACGAAGATACTGTCTTCCTACAAACCGAAAAAGGTCACACGGAAACAATCGTAACATCTGAAATTCGCTTTAATGATCGTTATTCTAACGGTTCTTTCGTCCTTGATGAAAACGACAATGGAAAGGTAACAACCATTTGGAAGGTAGAAGGTCCAACGAAGGCGAACGAATAA
- a CDS encoding MBL fold metallo-hydrolase, with protein MAINSMSTKDVAKNVFNKEELFILDVRNKSDFHDWKIEGENFEYLNIPYFELLDGVEEIIGKIPTGKDVLVVCAKEGSSIMIAEMLSDAGLSVSYLQGGMKAWSEHLEPVKIGDLKEGGEIYQFVRIGKGCLSYMVVSNGEAALIDATRMTDFYLEFAESIDTKIKHVFDTHLHADHISGGRKIAEITGATYWLPPKDATEVTFEYQPLEDGSLVNIGIVKIDIHALYSPGHTIGSTSFIVDEKYLLSGDILFIDSIGRPDLAGLAQDWVGDLRESLYKRYRELSGNLIVLPAHFMMIEELNDDGSISAKLGTLFTKNHGLNIEDENEFRKMVTENLPPQPNAYQEIRETNMGKINPDEEKQREMEIGPNRCAVR; from the coding sequence ATGGCTATCAATAGTATGTCTACAAAGGACGTAGCGAAAAATGTTTTTAATAAAGAAGAATTATTTATACTTGATGTTCGTAATAAAAGTGATTTTCATGATTGGAAAATTGAAGGGGAAAATTTCGAGTACTTAAATATCCCATATTTTGAATTGCTTGATGGTGTAGAAGAAATAATCGGTAAGATTCCTACTGGCAAAGATGTTTTAGTAGTTTGTGCAAAGGAAGGTTCTTCAATTATGATCGCTGAAATGCTCTCTGATGCAGGATTATCTGTTTCTTACCTACAAGGTGGCATGAAAGCGTGGAGTGAACACTTAGAACCCGTTAAAATCGGAGATTTAAAAGAAGGCGGGGAAATTTATCAATTTGTACGTATTGGTAAAGGTTGTTTATCTTACATGGTTGTTTCGAACGGTGAGGCCGCTCTCATTGATGCTACACGGATGACGGATTTTTATCTTGAATTTGCTGAAAGTATCGATACAAAAATTAAACATGTGTTTGATACACATCTTCATGCCGATCATATTTCTGGTGGTCGTAAAATCGCTGAAATAACCGGCGCAACCTATTGGCTCCCACCAAAAGATGCAACTGAAGTTACGTTCGAATATCAACCATTAGAAGATGGAAGTCTTGTAAACATCGGAATAGTAAAAATCGATATCCATGCCTTATATTCACCAGGTCATACAATAGGCTCTACTTCATTTATTGTTGATGAAAAGTACTTATTATCAGGTGATATCTTGTTTATTGACTCAATTGGAAGACCAGATTTGGCTGGTTTGGCACAAGATTGGGTAGGGGACCTAAGAGAAAGTTTATATAAACGTTACAGAGAATTATCAGGGAACTTAATTGTACTTCCTGCCCATTTTATGATGATCGAAGAGTTAAATGACGACGGTAGTATTTCAGCAAAATTAGGGACTCTGTTTACTAAAAACCATGGATTGAATATTGAAGACGAAAATGAATTCAGAAAAATGGTTACTGAAAACTTACCACCACAACCTAATGCTTATCAAGAGATTCGTGAAACGAATATGGGAAAAATAAATCCAGATGAAGAAAAACAAAGGGAAATGGAAATTGGACCAAATCGTTGTGCCGTTCGTTAA
- the parE gene encoding DNA topoisomerase IV subunit B, whose translation MASNQKAFEYNDDAIQVLEGLEAVRKRPGMYIGSTDTRGLHHLVYEIVDNSVDEALGGFGDQIIVKIHKDNSISVMDKGRGMPTGMHKMGKPTPEVILTILHAGGKFGQGGYKTSGGLHGVGASVVNALSEWLTVTIKRDGFVYEQRFENGGKPATTLEKIGKTNQTGTTIHFKPDPTIFSTTAYNFETLCERLRESAFLLKGLKIEIIDDRNDFHEVFHYENGIEAFVAYLNEEKDVLHPVISFEGSHNGIEVEFAFQFNDGYSENMLSFVNNVRTKDGGTHEVGSRTAMTRIFNDYARKVSLLKEKEKNLEGADIREGLSAIISIRVPEQLLQFEGQTKGKLGTSEARSSVDAVVSEHLTYFLEENPDISSLLIKKSIKAYQAREAARKAREDARSGKKRKRSDALLSGKLTPAQSRNPQRNEIYLVEGDSAGGSAKQGRDRRFQAVLPLRGKVINTEKAKLADIFKNEEINTIIHTVGAGVGSDFNVEDVNYDKVIIMTDADTDGAHIQVLLLTFFYRYMKPLIEAGKVFIALPPLYKVSRGTGKKEIIEYAWNEDELQGAIKKVGRGYMIQRYKGLGEMNADQLWDTTMNPETRTLIRVKIDDAARAERRITTLMGDKVDPRRKWIESNVAFGLEEDDTILDNENITVAQEESEE comes from the coding sequence GTGGCAAGTAATCAGAAAGCTTTTGAATATAATGATGATGCCATACAGGTACTAGAGGGACTGGAGGCCGTCAGGAAGCGACCAGGAATGTACATCGGGAGCACTGATACACGCGGATTACACCATCTTGTATATGAGATAGTCGACAACTCTGTCGATGAGGCTCTCGGAGGATTCGGGGACCAAATCATTGTAAAAATTCATAAAGATAATTCAATAAGTGTAATGGACAAAGGACGCGGAATGCCTACGGGTATGCATAAAATGGGGAAACCCACTCCTGAAGTCATTTTAACAATCCTCCATGCTGGGGGTAAATTTGGTCAAGGCGGCTACAAAACCAGCGGTGGTTTACATGGTGTTGGTGCCTCAGTCGTTAATGCATTATCTGAATGGTTAACTGTAACGATTAAAAGAGATGGTTTTGTTTACGAACAACGCTTTGAAAATGGTGGTAAACCGGCAACAACATTAGAGAAAATCGGTAAAACGAATCAAACTGGTACAACGATTCACTTTAAACCGGACCCGACCATCTTTTCAACAACTGCCTATAATTTTGAAACATTATGTGAGAGGTTACGAGAATCGGCTTTTCTTCTAAAAGGGTTAAAGATTGAAATCATCGATGACCGAAATGACTTTCATGAGGTTTTTCATTATGAAAATGGAATAGAGGCCTTTGTCGCTTACTTAAATGAAGAAAAAGATGTACTTCATCCGGTGATTAGTTTTGAAGGAAGCCATAATGGAATTGAAGTTGAATTTGCTTTTCAATTTAATGACGGCTATTCAGAGAACATGCTTTCATTTGTAAACAATGTTCGGACGAAAGATGGAGGAACGCACGAAGTAGGTTCACGAACGGCGATGACTCGTATCTTCAATGATTACGCCCGTAAGGTTTCTCTTTTGAAAGAAAAGGAGAAAAATCTCGAGGGTGCAGATATTCGTGAAGGATTATCTGCGATTATTTCTATCCGAGTTCCTGAACAATTATTACAATTTGAGGGTCAGACAAAGGGCAAATTAGGTACGAGTGAAGCTAGATCGTCAGTGGACGCAGTGGTTTCTGAACACCTTACTTATTTCCTTGAAGAAAATCCAGACATTAGCTCTTTGTTGATTAAAAAATCTATTAAAGCCTACCAAGCCCGTGAAGCAGCAAGAAAAGCACGGGAGGATGCTAGAAGCGGTAAAAAACGGAAGCGTTCGGATGCACTATTATCAGGAAAGCTTACACCTGCCCAGTCAAGAAATCCGCAAAGAAATGAGATCTATTTAGTTGAGGGTGACTCTGCTGGCGGCTCTGCAAAACAAGGACGTGACCGACGTTTCCAAGCTGTTCTTCCATTACGGGGTAAGGTCATTAATACTGAAAAAGCAAAGCTGGCCGATATTTTTAAAAATGAAGAAATCAATACGATTATTCATACGGTTGGGGCTGGAGTAGGTTCTGATTTTAATGTAGAAGATGTGAATTATGATAAAGTTATTATCATGACAGATGCCGATACTGACGGTGCGCATATTCAAGTGTTACTGTTAACCTTTTTCTATCGGTATATGAAACCACTTATTGAAGCAGGTAAAGTGTTTATTGCACTGCCTCCTTTGTATAAAGTGAGTAGAGGAACAGGTAAAAAAGAAATCATCGAGTATGCCTGGAACGAGGATGAACTTCAGGGAGCAATTAAAAAAGTTGGCAGAGGGTACATGATCCAGCGCTATAAAGGTCTTGGCGAGATGAATGCCGACCAGCTTTGGGATACAACGATGAATCCAGAAACTCGGACATTGATTCGAGTAAAAATAGATGATGCGGCAAGAGCAGAACGACGAATCACTACTCTAATGGGTGATAAAGTTGACCCTCGCCGTAAATGGATCGAAAGCAATGTGGCGTTTGGATTAGAAGAGGATGATACAATTCTTGATAATGAAAATATTACTGTCGCCCAGGAGGAATCTGAAGAATGA
- a CDS encoding sulfite exporter TauE/SafE family protein, producing MAISFFITIFLIGLLGSFISGMLGIGGAIINFPMLLFIPAALGVGHFTAHEVTGITAIQVFFATIGGVLAYRKGGYLNKTLITYMGISILIGSFIGGFGSTHIPGSGINIIYGILALLAVIMMFVPKKGLDDIPLHQVSFNKGLAALLAFIVGIAAGIVGAGGAFLLVPIMLVILKIPTRMTIASSLAITLISSIGVVSGKISTGQVEILPSIILVVASLIASPIGVMVGKKVNTKVLHTIMGFLILVTAVKTWMAIL from the coding sequence ATGGCTATAAGCTTTTTCATAACAATCTTCCTAATTGGACTTTTAGGCTCATTTATCTCTGGAATGCTAGGTATAGGTGGAGCGATTATCAACTTTCCCATGCTATTATTTATTCCAGCAGCACTTGGCGTAGGTCATTTTACTGCACATGAGGTTACAGGCATTACAGCCATTCAAGTGTTCTTTGCAACAATAGGCGGTGTATTAGCTTACCGTAAGGGTGGGTATTTAAATAAGACACTAATTACTTACATGGGCATAAGTATTTTGATTGGTAGTTTTATTGGTGGTTTCGGATCAACGCACATACCCGGAAGTGGCATTAACATAATATATGGTATTTTAGCGTTATTAGCCGTTATTATGATGTTCGTTCCTAAAAAAGGATTAGATGATATTCCATTACATCAAGTAAGTTTTAACAAGGGGCTAGCAGCATTATTGGCCTTTATTGTGGGCATTGCCGCTGGAATTGTAGGTGCCGGAGGAGCATTTTTATTAGTACCGATCATGCTTGTTATATTAAAAATTCCAACAAGAATGACCATCGCTTCATCCTTAGCCATTACACTCATTTCATCTATTGGAGTGGTTTCTGGCAAAATTTCAACAGGACAGGTAGAGATTTTGCCTTCAATCATTTTAGTAGTTGCCAGTTTAATTGCATCACCAATTGGAGTGATGGTGGGAAAAAAGGTGAATACAAAAGTGCTCCATACAATTATGGGATTTTTAATATTGGTTACGGCAGTGAAAACGTGGATGGCTATTTTATAA
- a CDS encoding sulfurtransferase TusA family protein yields MESTKLVDAKGLACPMPIVKTKKAIGELMSGQILEVHSTDKGAKNDLSAWTKSGGHELLNQIEEDGVLKFWIKKG; encoded by the coding sequence ATGGAATCAACAAAATTAGTAGATGCAAAAGGATTGGCATGCCCAATGCCGATTGTGAAGACAAAGAAAGCAATTGGCGAGCTAATGTCAGGCCAAATTTTAGAGGTTCATTCAACGGATAAAGGGGCTAAAAACGACCTGTCAGCCTGGACTAAATCAGGTGGACACGAGTTATTAAATCAGATTGAAGAAGATGGTGTCTTGAAATTTTGGATTAAAAAGGGATAG
- a CDS encoding CoA-binding protein, whose protein sequence is MAVENPSLEEIGAILKKSKRIAVVGLSDKPDRTSYMVSEVMQKAGYEIIPVNPSVDEVLGVKAVASLKDIEGHIDIVNVFRRSEQLFDVAKEFDEIDADVFWAQQGLVNEEAYEFLKEKGYTVIMDLCIKVAHALTK, encoded by the coding sequence ATGGCAGTCGAAAATCCATCATTAGAGGAAATAGGAGCAATTTTAAAAAAATCTAAACGTATCGCTGTTGTAGGTTTAAGTGATAAACCAGACAGAACCTCTTATATGGTGTCAGAGGTGATGCAAAAAGCAGGATATGAAATTATTCCCGTGAATCCAAGTGTTGATGAAGTACTAGGTGTGAAAGCGGTTGCTTCTTTAAAGGACATTGAAGGACACATTGATATTGTCAATGTTTTCCGCCGTTCAGAACAATTGTTTGATGTGGCAAAAGAATTCGATGAAATTGATGCAGATGTTTTTTGGGCACAGCAAGGCTTAGTAAATGAAGAAGCATATGAGTTTTTGAAGGAAAAAGGATATACAGTAATTATGGATCTTTGTATAAAAGTGGCACATGCTTTAACAAAATAA
- the xerS gene encoding tyrosine recombinase XerS: MVNQSKQENFKKLQSLLSELPWYVDEYINHKLRKLSTASLFNYCHDYKIFFNWMINEQLFIGAAKDIPLNRLEQMTVIEVESFLNFLHYELNNKELTINRKLSALKSLFNYLQNIAETPDLKPYINRNVMAKIEFNEVKDSMETKAAKMEGKILLGDEYERFRLFVANDYGEINKHNKKIYNFHQLNKERDTAIVSLILGSGLRLSELIGIELDDIDYKKYCVRVIRKGNKEQFVFFSQVAMADLQAYLSVRTAKYQVDKNNKALFIAASMGPKGKSRRLSARSVEKLIEKYATAFGKPSLSVHKLRHSFATRYHAEINDVPKLRRQLGHSSIQTTMIYTHIKNDDLKIAVDKMDMPKEQS, encoded by the coding sequence ATGGTAAACCAGTCAAAACAAGAAAATTTCAAAAAGCTGCAGTCCCTCTTATCTGAATTGCCCTGGTATGTCGATGAATATATCAATCATAAATTAAGAAAGCTTTCGACGGCCTCTTTGTTTAATTACTGCCATGATTACAAAATCTTTTTTAATTGGATGATTAATGAGCAATTATTTATTGGAGCTGCAAAAGATATTCCATTAAATCGATTAGAGCAAATGACAGTTATTGAGGTTGAAAGTTTTTTGAATTTCCTGCATTACGAATTAAATAATAAAGAATTAACGATCAATCGCAAGTTATCAGCTCTGAAATCCCTGTTTAATTATCTGCAGAATATTGCTGAAACCCCCGATTTAAAGCCCTATATTAACCGTAATGTAATGGCGAAAATTGAATTTAATGAAGTAAAAGACAGCATGGAAACGAAAGCCGCTAAAATGGAAGGAAAAATTCTTCTTGGCGATGAATACGAAAGGTTTCGTTTATTTGTTGCAAATGATTATGGTGAAATAAATAAACATAATAAAAAAATCTATAACTTTCATCAATTAAATAAAGAGCGTGATACGGCCATCGTATCCTTAATTTTGGGGTCTGGGCTTCGTCTTTCTGAGTTAATTGGTATTGAATTAGATGATATCGACTACAAAAAGTACTGTGTAAGAGTAATAAGAAAAGGAAATAAAGAGCAATTCGTGTTCTTTAGTCAGGTTGCGATGGCTGATCTGCAAGCATACCTATCTGTCAGAACAGCTAAGTACCAAGTTGATAAGAATAATAAGGCTTTATTTATCGCAGCATCAATGGGACCAAAAGGAAAATCGCGAAGACTTTCAGCACGGTCAGTTGAGAAATTAATAGAAAAGTATGCTACTGCATTTGGTAAACCGTCGTTATCCGTACATAAACTAAGACATTCATTTGCAACAAGATATCATGCTGAAATTAACGATGTACCAAAATTACGAAGGCAATTAGGGCATTCATCCATTCAAACCACGATGATTTATACCCATATAAAGAATGACGATTTAAAAATTGCCGTCGATAAAATGGATATGCCGAAAGAACAATCATAA
- a CDS encoding HAMP domain-containing sensor histidine kinase, producing the protein MSRSNNDVRKFNQSNKEKCPFSVSDSIEEALSVFFSILKNQDIHVDFEYRGLQMAYGVPNEFSQIVLHILTNARESFVRNHIQNRKMKIQIYTNENLIVVEITDNAGDIDSAHIPRLFEPNFNTKEHGTGNGLYITKMIIEKMNGFVKVENTEDGARFSLSIPKFASENNASL; encoded by the coding sequence ATGTCACGTTCCAATAATGATGTTCGAAAATTCAATCAGAGTAACAAAGAAAAATGTCCTTTTTCTGTTTCAGATTCAATTGAAGAAGCGTTGTCAGTTTTTTTCTCCATCCTTAAGAACCAAGATATTCATGTGGATTTCGAATACCGAGGCCTGCAAATGGCCTATGGAGTTCCCAATGAATTCAGTCAAATTGTTTTACATATTTTGACGAACGCAAGAGAATCTTTTGTTAGGAACCATATCCAAAATAGAAAAATGAAAATCCAGATTTATACGAATGAGAATCTTATCGTAGTGGAGATTACTGATAATGCAGGTGATATCGATTCTGCACATATCCCAAGGTTATTCGAACCCAATTTCAATACAAAAGAGCATGGAACTGGTAATGGCCTTTATATAACGAAAATGATTATTGAAAAAATGAATGGTTTCGTAAAGGTAGAAAATACTGAGGATGGAGCAAGATTCAGTCTTTCTATTCCAAAATTCGCTTCCGAAAATAATGCATCACTTTAA